From a single Cygnus atratus isolate AKBS03 ecotype Queensland, Australia chromosome 10, CAtr_DNAZoo_HiC_assembly, whole genome shotgun sequence genomic region:
- the ACY1 gene encoding aminoacylase-1, with amino-acid sequence MSPRSGGWRGGGALLCHTAGPFVPVPCWVAACPALRDSRELGGLLRTAPALQQHLPGIQRFHVVLPNFERRHGAFPGGCPLSWAGAPGVPLPGTMALSAVAWGDGDGTGRGRCLLGCPQGGREHRLEGGQHIWGRHARPINRSAPGSARLPERFFGLSGGHRAPGLGAERGRAEAQRRRQRGELCSPGMAPGKPGKSAGASEDPSVALFREYLRIDTVHPKPDYDAAIQFLERVGTDLGLASQKVEVCQGRVVLVLTWLGTNPCLRSILLNSHTDVVPVFEEHWTYPPFEAVKDSQGNIYARGAQDMKCISIQYLEAIRRLKAEGKCFARTIHLTFVPDEEVGGHKGMEMFVQRPEFRALNVGFALDEGLASPSDTFSVFYGEKSPWWIKVKCMGSPGHGSRFISNTAAEKMHKVITSFLAFRESEKQRLKSDTRLTLGDVTSLNLTMLEGGVSFNVVPSEMAAGFDIRIPPTVDLKAFEKQVASWCQAAGDGVTYEFHQKCMDQHITSTEESDPWWKAFSGVCRDLKLQLKLEIFPAATDSRYIRAAGHPAIGFSPMNRTPVLLHDHNEFLNEDVFLRGIDIYAHLLPALASVPLLPAEG; translated from the exons ATGTCCCCACGGAGCGGAGGATGGCGGGGTGGTGGCGCCCTGCTTTGTCACACAGCTGGGCCGTTCGTCCCCGTACCATGCTGGGTGGCAGCGTGCCCGGCCCTGAGagacagcagggagctgggggggcttCTCCGAACAGCACccgctctgcagcagcacctgcccgGGATCCAGAGGTTCCACGTCGTTTTGCCGAATTTTGAGAGACGCCACGGGGCATTCCCAGGGGGCTGCCCGCTGTCCTGGGCAGGTGCCCCCGGTGTCCCCCTCCCGGGCACCATGGCTCTGAGCGCCGTGGCTTGGGGTGatggggacgggacgggacgcgGCCGTTGTCTTTTGGGGTGCCCCCAAGGGGGCCGAGAACATCGCCTGGAGGGGGGACAGCACATCTGGGGGCGACACGCGAGGCCAATAAACCGATCTGCTCCGGGCTCCGCTCGCCTCCCCGAGCGCTTCTTTGGACTGAGCGGCGGGCACCGGGCTCCCGGCCtgggggcggagcggggccgggcggaagctcagcggcggcggcagcgcggAG agctctgcagcccaggaaTGGCACCCGGGAAGCCAGGGAAGAGTGCGGGGGCCTCGGAGGACCCCTCGGTGGCGCTTTTCCGGGAGTACCTGCGGATTGACACCGTCCACCCCAAGCCTGACTATG ATGCGGCCATCCAGTTTTTGGAGCGCGTCGGTACCGACCTGGGCTTGGCCAGCCAGAAAGTGGAG GTGTGCCAGGGCCGTGTGGTGCTGGTCCTCACCTGGCTGGGCACGAACCCCTGCCTGCGCTCTATCCTGCTCAACTCTCACACTGATGTCGTGCCGGTTTTCGAG GAGCACTGGACCTACCCGCCCTTTGAGGCTGTTAAGGATTCGCAAGGCAACATCTACGCCCGGGGTGCCCAGGACATGAAGTGCATCTCCATCCA GTACCTCGAGGCCATCCGAAGGCTGAAGGCAGAGGGAAAGTGCTTTGCCCGCACCATCCACCTGACCTTCGTGCCTG ATGAGGAGGTGGGCGGACACAAGGGCATGGAGATGTTCGTGCAGCGCCCGGAGTTCAGAGCGCTCAACGTGGGCTTTGCCCTGGATGAGG GCTTGGCCAGTCCGTCCGACACCTTCAGCGTCTTCTACGGTGAAAAGAGCCCTTGGT GGATCAAGGTGAAGTGCATGGGCAGCCCCGGGCACGGGTCCCGCTTCATCAGCAACACGGCGGCCGAGAAGATG CACAAAGTGATCACCTCCTTCCTGGCCTTCAGGGAGAGCGAGAAACAGAG GCTCAAATCTGACACGAGACTGACCCTGGGGGACGTCACCTCGCTCAACCTGACCATGCTGGAGGGGGGCGTCTCCTTCAACGTGGTGCCCTCCGAGATGGCCGCCGGCTTCGACATCCGCATCCCACCCACCGTGGACCTCAAG GCCTTTGAGAAGCAGGTGGCCAGCTGgtgccaggcagctggggaTGGTGTCACTTATGAGTTTCACCAG AAATGCATGGACCAGCACATCACCTCCACCGAGGAGTCTGACCCGTGGTGGAAAGCCTTCAGTGGGGTCTGCAGGGACCT GAAGCTGCAGCTCAAGCTTGAGATCTTCCCAGCTGCCACTGACAGCCGCTACATCCGAGCA gcaggACACCCGGCCATCGGCTTCTCGCCTATGAACCGCACCCCGGTGTTGCTGCATGACCACAACGAGTTCCTCAACGAAGATGTCTTCCTGCGGGGCATTGACATCTACGcccacctcctgcctgccctggcctCTGTGCCCCTGCTGCCCGCCGAGGGCTGA
- the ABHD14A gene encoding protein ABHD14A, whose protein sequence is MSRSRPALLALGALLACALVLLLPAARRRPPAPGRGAPANSTVRRGTAAGTDPAVAYREAAGPRAPGPGRPDVLFLHGQAFTSATWEALGTLALLAGEGHRAVAIDLPGYGDSPPTGTVATQQGRVAFLERIVEELGLRRPVLVSPSMSGRFALPFLLLRGDRLAGFVPIAPVGTRDYAVGQYQQVQTPTLILYGDRDTGLGHQALQSLRHLPRHRVVVLPGAGHACYMDKPGDFHRALLGFLGQLQ, encoded by the exons ATGAGCCGCAGCCGCCCGGCGCTGCTGGCCCTCGGGGCGCTGCTCGCCTGCGCCCtcgtcctgctgctgcccgccgcccgccgccgccccccggccccgggccgcgGCGCCCCGGCCAACAGCACGGTGCGGAGGGGGACGGCGGCTGGGACCGACCCCGCCGTCGCCTACCGGGAGGCAgccgggccccgcgcccccggccccggcag GCCGGACGTCCTGTTCCTGCACGGCCAGGCCTTCACCTCCGCCACCTGGGAGGCCCTGGGGACGCTGGCGCTGCTCGCCGGAGAAGGGCACCGTGCGGTCGCAATAGATCTGCCCG GCTATGGGGACTCGCCCCCCACGGGGACGGTGGCCACGCAGCAGGGCCGGGTGGCCTTCCTGGAGCGCATCGTGGAGGAGCTGGGCCTGCGGAGGCCCGTCCTCGTCAGCCCGTCCATGAGCGGCCGCTTtgccctgcccttcctcctgctgcgCGGGGACCGCCTGGCGGGCTTCGTGCCCATTGCGCCCGTGGGCACCCGGGACTACGCCGTGGGGCAGTACCAGCAGGTCCAG ACGCCCACCCTGATCCTGTATGGTGACCGTGACACCGGCCTGGGCCACCAGGCCCTGCAGAGCCTCCGGCACCTCCCCAGGCACCGTGTGGTCGTGCTGCCTGGCGCTGGCCACGCCTGCTACATGGACAAGCCGGGGGACTTCCACCGGGCGCTGCTGGGCTTCCTCGGCCAGCTGCAGTGA
- the LOC118248048 gene encoding putative protein-lysine deacylase ABHD14B has product MAAPQLTEGTVAAAGQSLFYRQAQPGGRAPRLSVLLLHGIRFSSDTWLQLQTLAVLADAGHRAVAIDLPGLGRSKDAVAPAPVGQPVPGDFLKAVVEALSLGPAVVVSPSLSGMYSLPFLFQHGHLVKAYVPVAPICTDKFPVEQYAQIKTPTLIVYGDQDVELGQASLNNLRHLPEHQVLVLQGAGHACYLDKPEEWHRGLLAFLQQLE; this is encoded by the exons ATGGCCGCCCCGCAGCTCACCGAGGGCACCGTGGCCGCGGCGGGGCAGAGCCTCTTCTACCGGCAGGCCCAAccgggcgggcgggcgccgcGGCTgagcgtgctgctgctgcacggcATCCGCTTCTCCTCCGACACCTGGCTCCAGCTGCAGACGCTGGCCGTGCTGGCTGACGCCGGCCACCGAGCCGTGGCCATCGACCTGCCCG GGCTGGGGCGCTCCAAGGACGCCGTGGCCCCCGCGCCTGTGGGGCAGCCGGTGCCAGGGGATTTCCTGAAGGCCGTCGTGGAGGCGCTGAGCCTCGGTCCGGCCGTGGTCGTCAGCCCCTCGCTCAGCGGCATGTACTCCTTGCCCTTCCTCTTCCAGCACGGGCACCTGGTGAAAGCCTACGTGCCCGTGGCACCCATCTGCACCGACAAGTTCCCGGTGGAGCAGTACGCCCAGATCAAA ACGCCCACGCTGATCGTGTACGGGGACCAGGACGTGGAGCTGGGCCAGGCCAGCCTGAACAACCTGCGGCACCTCCCTGAGCAccaggtgctggtgctgcagggcgCCGGGCACGCCTGCTACCTGGACAAGCCCGAGGAGTGGCACCGCGGGCTCCTGGCCTTCCTACAGCAGCTGGAGTGA
- the PCBP4 gene encoding poly(rC)-binding protein 4, with protein sequence MASPDGASGAEGGPEEPEVSITLTLRMLMHGKEIGSIIGKKGETVKRIREQSSARITISEGSCPERITTITGSTDAVFRAVSMIAFKLEEDLGAGSAEGAAAGRAPVTLRLVIPASQCGSLIGKAGAKIREIRESTGAQVQVAGDLLPNSTERAVTVSGVPDTIIQCVRQICAVILESPPKGATIPYHPGLSLGTILLSANQGFSMQGQYGGVSPAEVTKLQQLSGHTVPFTSLGHPPSMVPGLDSSSQSSSQEFLVPNDLIGCIIGRHGSKISEIRQMSGAHIKIGNQTEGSSERHVTITGSPVSITLAQYLITACLETAKSTSQVPPGPGSVDLGVGFSQPLAPGSGAALPAVAAAPPALLGTPYALSLSNFIGLKPVSFLALSPSSVAGANGGTATYTTKISAANGTKKADRQKFSPY encoded by the exons ATGGCATCACCGGACGGAGCGAGCGGCGCGGAGGGTGGCCCCGAGGAGCCGGAGGTCAGCATCACCCTGACCCTGCGCATGCTCATGCACGGCAAG GAGATCGGCAGCATCATCGGCAAG AAAGGAGAGACGGTTAAGAGGATACGAGAGCAG AGCAGCGCACGCATCACCATCTCGGAGGGGTCCTGCCCCGAGCGCATCACCACCATCACCGGCTCCACCGATGCTGTCTTCCGTGCCGTCTCCATGATCGCCTTCAagctggaggag gacctgggagcagggagcgcCGAGGGGGCCGCGGCGGGCAGAGCGCCGGTGACGCTGCGCCTCGTCATCCCCGCCAGCCAGTGCGGCTCGCTCATCGGCAAGGCCGGAGCGAAGATCAGAGAGATCCGGGAG AGCACGGGGGCTCAGGTGCAGGTGGCTGGCGACCTCCTGCCCAACTCCACTGAGCGCGCTGTCACCGTCTCGGGGGTGCCGGACACCATCATCCAGTGCGTGAGGCAGATCTGCGCCGTCATCCTGGAG TCGCCTCCGAAGGGGGCCACCATCCCCTACCACCCTGGCCTCTCCCTGGGCACCATCCTGCTCTCTGCCAACCAG GGTTTCTCCATGCAGGGGCAGTACGGTGGGGTCTCTCCAGCAGAG GTCAcgaagctgcagcagctgtcgGGGCACACAGTCCCCTTCACGTCCCTGGGCCACCCACCCTCCATGGTGCCAG GCCTGGACTCCAGCTcgcagagcagctcccaggagTTCCTGGTGCCCAACGAT ctgatCGGCTGCATCATCGGCCGGCACGGCAGCAAGATCAGCGAGATCCGGCAGATGTCGGGCGCCCACATCAAGATCGGGAACCAGACCGAGGGCTCCAGTGAGCGGCACGTCACCATCACCGGGTCCCCCGTCAGCATCACCCTGGCTCAGTACCTCATCACCGCCTG cttaGAGACGGCCAAATCTACCTCCCAGGTGCCACCCGGCCCTGGCTCCGTGGACCTCGGCGTGGGCTTCTCCCAGCCACTCGCCCCGGGCTCCGGCGCAGCCCTGCCTGCCGTGGCTGCCGCCCCGCCGGCCCTGCTGGGCACCCCCTACGCCCTCTCCCTCTCCAACTTCATCGGCCTGAAGCCGGTCTCCTTCCTGGCACTGTCCCCGTCCTCCGTGGCGGGTGCCAACGGCGGCACCGCCACCTACACGACCAAGATCTCGGCGGCCAACGGCACCAAGAAAGCTGACCGGCAGAAGTTCTCCCCCTATTGA
- the LOC118248218 gene encoding probable G-protein coupled receptor, producing MASRVGPNTTDGLEAPPIPEQSAAQEVVGLLCMVLLTITALVANVVVMVVILKTPLLRKFIFVCHLCAVDLLSAIFLMPLGIISSSSCFDRVIYSIAECQALIFLNVCFISASILTISIISVERYYYIVHPMRYEVKMTIRLAVAGVVFIWVKSVLITVLALVGWPQDNGATSASRCTVYWSPGAHKKAFVIIFSIVCFVLPTIIIFAVYCSVYRVARLASLQHAPMPPQAAVSGHRSGSAASQVTIVTARNLPLPRLMPERFLGGHKAILTLVLIVGQFLCCWLPFFAFHLHSSVTAGAVGGGHGEMTVTWIAYSSFAINPFFYGLLNRQIREELARLWRSCLNRPLGQELCLSVSEASVQENFLQFLQRATCTLETRSSCIGPSPRNRLDQSKVGFPIPGQVPEESG from the coding sequence ATGGCGAGCCGGGTGGGGCCGAACACCACAGACGGCCTCGAAGCACCCCCCATCCCAGAGCAGTCCGCCGCGCAGGAGGTTGTCGGCCTCCTCTGCATGGTGCTGCTCACCATCACCGCCTTGGTGGCCAATGTAGTGGTGATGGTCGTCATCCTGAAAACCCCCCTTCTCAGGAAGTTCATCTTCGTCTGCCATCTCTGCGCGGTTGACCTCCTCTCTGCCATTTTCCTCATGCCCCTGGGGATcatctccagctcctcctgcttcGACAGGGTCATTTATAGCATTGCCGAGTGCCAGGCCTTGATATTCCTGAATGTCTGCTTCATCAGCGCCTCCATCCTCACCATCTCCATCATCAGTGTGGAGCGGTACTACTACATTGTCCACCCCATGCGGTACGAGGTCAAGATGACCATCAGGCTGGCGGTGGCCGGAGTCGTCTTCATTTGGGTCAAGTCCGTTCTCATCACTGTCTTAGCGTTGGTGGGCTGGCCTCAAGACAACGGGGCCACCAGTGCAAGCCGGTGCACAGTCTACTGGAGCCCCGGGGCCCACAAGAAGGCGTTTGTGATCATCTTCAGCATTGTCTGCTTTGTCTTGCCCACCATCATCATCTTTGCTGTCTACTGCAGCGTGTACCGAGTGGCTCGGCTGGCGTCCCTGCAGCACGCGCCCATGCCGCCACAGGCGGCTGTCTCGGGGCACCGCTCCGGCTCCGCTGCCAGCCAAGTGACCATCGTCACTGCCAGGAACCTGCCGCTGCCCAGGCTGATGCCCGAGCGCTTTTTGGGAGGCCACAAGGCCATCCTCACCTTGGTCCTCATCGTGGGACAGTtcttgtgctgctggctgcccttcTTCGCTTTCCACCTGCACTCCTCCGTCACCGCTGGCGCGGTGGGCGGTGGGCACGGGGAGATGACGGTCACCTGGATCGCCTACTCCTCCTTCGCCATCAACCCCTTCTTCTACGGGCTGCTGAACCGCCAGATCCGGGAGGAGCTGGCCCGGCTCTGGCGCAGCTGCCTCAACCGGCCCCTGGGCCAGGAGCTGTGTTTGTCCGTCTCGGAGGCCTCCGTCCAGGAAAACTTCCTGCAGTTCCTCCAGCGAGCAACGTGCACGCTGGAAACCCGCTCCAGCTGCAtcggccccagccccaggaacAGGCTGGACCAGAGCAAGGTGGGCTTCCCCATCCCAGGGCAAGTTCCTGAGGAGAGCGGCTGA
- the PARP3 gene encoding protein mono-ADP-ribosyltransferase PARP3 isoform X1 has product MGIQLGSTHLAPARRLKPQGGSSPMGPKRRAPPAPQPPGGGKKAKGREEEEEDTWGSTLVALKTAPKEKHPATIDGLCPLGAGTGAQVYEDYDCTLNQTNISANNNKFYIIQLIEHGGAYSTWSRWGRVGEVGQSKLTPFASLEAAKKDFEKKFREKTKNSWAARESFVAQPGKYTLIEVQPGAGQELEVTVRADGVAGEKVSKRRVLPCTLDKTTQDLVALIFSSDMFRDAMKTMNIDVKKMPLGKLSKQQITWGFEALEELEAALREQPPRAARLEELSSRFYTIVPHNFGRARPPPIDSPDLLRAKKDMLLVLADIEVAQSLQAQKAEEEEEEVAHPLDQDYALLCCQLSLLDPASREHQLIQNYVVQTGNKARILNIWVVAREGEDQSFKAHDHLEHRRLLWHGTNVAVIAAILKNGLRIMPHSGGRVGRGIYFASENSKSACYVGCTAQRVGIMFLTEVALGKPYRITCDDPTLRQPPAGYDSVLACGRTEPDPAQDEEVLLDGKKVLVCQGKPIPMPAYKESSFSQSEYLIYQESQCRIRYLVQLRF; this is encoded by the exons ATGGGCATACAGCTGGGGAGCACTCACCTG GCTCCTGCTCGGAGGCTGAAGCCCCAAGGGGGCAGCTCGCCTATGGGTCCCAAGCGCCGAGCTCCCCCCGCTCCACAGCCCCCAGGTGGGGGCAAGAAAgcaaaggggagggaggaggaggaggaggatacCTGGGGCTCAACGCTGGTTGCCCTGAAGACGGCCCCCAAGGAGAAGCACCCAGCCACCATCGATGGGCTGTGCCCCCTGGGAGCAGGGACGGGAGCACAG GTCTACGAGGACTATGACTGCACCCTGAACCAGACCAACATCAGCGCCAACAACAACAAGTTCTACATCATCCAGCTGATCGAGCACGGCGGCGCCTACAGCACCTGGAGCCGCTGGGGACGCGTG GGGGAGGTGGGCCAGTCCAAGCTCACGCCCTTCGCCTCTCTGGAAGCTGCCAAGAAGGACTTTGAGAAGAAGTTTCGAGAGAAGACCAAGAACAGCTGGGCGGCACGGGAGAGCTTCGTGGCCCAGCCGGGGAAGTACACTCTCATCGAGGTGCAGCCGGGGGccgggcaggagctggaggtcACCGTCAGG GCAGATGGCGTGGCCGGGGAGAAGGTCTCCAAGCGGCGTGTGCTGCCCTGCACCTTGGACAAGACCACGCAGGACCTGGTGGCCCTCATCTTCAGCAGCGACATGTTCCGGGACGCCATGAAGACCATGAATATTG ACGTGAAGAAGATGCCGCTGGGGAAGCTGAGCAAGCAGCAGATCACATGGGGCTTCGAGgcgctggaggagctggaggcggcgctgcgggagcagcccccccgggccgcccgCCTGGAGGAACTCTCCTCCCGCTTCTACACCATCGTCCCCCACAACTTCGGGCGGGCACGGCCGCCCCCCATCGACTCCCCCGACCTGCTGCGTGCCAAGAAGGACATGCTGCTG GTGCTGGCTGACATCGAGGTGGCACAGAGTTTGCAGGCGCAGAAGgcggaggaagaggaggaggaggttgcCCACCCACTGGACCAGGATTacgccctgctctgctgccagctctccctgctggaCCCGGCCTCCCGGGAGCACCAG CTGATCCAAAACTACGTGGTGCAGACAGGGAACAAGGCCCGCATCCTCAACATCTGGGTGGTGGCCCGAGAGGGGGAG GACCAGTCCTTCAAGGCCCACGACCACCTGGAGCATCGGCGCCTGCTTTGGCACGGCACCAACGTGGCAGTGATCGCGGCCATCCTCAAGAACGGGCTGCGCATCATGCCCCACTCGGGTGGGCGTGTGGGCAGGGGCATCTACTTCGCCTCTGAGAACAGCAAGTCTGCCTGCTACG TGGGCTGCACAGCCCAGAGGGTGGGCATCATGTTCCTGACGGAGGTGGCCCTGGGCAAGCCGTACCGCATCACCTGCGACGACCCCACGCTGCGCCAGCCGCCTGCCGGCTACGACAGCGTCCTGGCCTGTGGCCGCACCGAGCCGG ACCCCGCGCAGGATgaggaggtgctgctggatGGGAAGAAGGTGCTGGTGTGCCAGGGCAAGCCCATCCCCATGCCTGCCTACAAGGAGTCCTCCTTCAGCCAGAGCGAGTACCTCATCTATCAGGAGAGCCAGTGCCGGATCCGCTACCTCGTTCAGCTCCGCTTCTGA
- the PARP3 gene encoding protein mono-ADP-ribosyltransferase PARP3 isoform X2 yields MGPKRRAPPAPQPPGGGKKAKGREEEEEDTWGSTLVALKTAPKEKHPATIDGLCPLGAGTGAQVYEDYDCTLNQTNISANNNKFYIIQLIEHGGAYSTWSRWGRVGEVGQSKLTPFASLEAAKKDFEKKFREKTKNSWAARESFVAQPGKYTLIEVQPGAGQELEVTVRADGVAGEKVSKRRVLPCTLDKTTQDLVALIFSSDMFRDAMKTMNIDVKKMPLGKLSKQQITWGFEALEELEAALREQPPRAARLEELSSRFYTIVPHNFGRARPPPIDSPDLLRAKKDMLLVLADIEVAQSLQAQKAEEEEEEVAHPLDQDYALLCCQLSLLDPASREHQLIQNYVVQTGNKARILNIWVVAREGEDQSFKAHDHLEHRRLLWHGTNVAVIAAILKNGLRIMPHSGGRVGRGIYFASENSKSACYVGCTAQRVGIMFLTEVALGKPYRITCDDPTLRQPPAGYDSVLACGRTEPDPAQDEEVLLDGKKVLVCQGKPIPMPAYKESSFSQSEYLIYQESQCRIRYLVQLRF; encoded by the exons ATGGGTCCCAAGCGCCGAGCTCCCCCCGCTCCACAGCCCCCAGGTGGGGGCAAGAAAgcaaaggggagggaggaggaggaggaggatacCTGGGGCTCAACGCTGGTTGCCCTGAAGACGGCCCCCAAGGAGAAGCACCCAGCCACCATCGATGGGCTGTGCCCCCTGGGAGCAGGGACGGGAGCACAG GTCTACGAGGACTATGACTGCACCCTGAACCAGACCAACATCAGCGCCAACAACAACAAGTTCTACATCATCCAGCTGATCGAGCACGGCGGCGCCTACAGCACCTGGAGCCGCTGGGGACGCGTG GGGGAGGTGGGCCAGTCCAAGCTCACGCCCTTCGCCTCTCTGGAAGCTGCCAAGAAGGACTTTGAGAAGAAGTTTCGAGAGAAGACCAAGAACAGCTGGGCGGCACGGGAGAGCTTCGTGGCCCAGCCGGGGAAGTACACTCTCATCGAGGTGCAGCCGGGGGccgggcaggagctggaggtcACCGTCAGG GCAGATGGCGTGGCCGGGGAGAAGGTCTCCAAGCGGCGTGTGCTGCCCTGCACCTTGGACAAGACCACGCAGGACCTGGTGGCCCTCATCTTCAGCAGCGACATGTTCCGGGACGCCATGAAGACCATGAATATTG ACGTGAAGAAGATGCCGCTGGGGAAGCTGAGCAAGCAGCAGATCACATGGGGCTTCGAGgcgctggaggagctggaggcggcgctgcgggagcagcccccccgggccgcccgCCTGGAGGAACTCTCCTCCCGCTTCTACACCATCGTCCCCCACAACTTCGGGCGGGCACGGCCGCCCCCCATCGACTCCCCCGACCTGCTGCGTGCCAAGAAGGACATGCTGCTG GTGCTGGCTGACATCGAGGTGGCACAGAGTTTGCAGGCGCAGAAGgcggaggaagaggaggaggaggttgcCCACCCACTGGACCAGGATTacgccctgctctgctgccagctctccctgctggaCCCGGCCTCCCGGGAGCACCAG CTGATCCAAAACTACGTGGTGCAGACAGGGAACAAGGCCCGCATCCTCAACATCTGGGTGGTGGCCCGAGAGGGGGAG GACCAGTCCTTCAAGGCCCACGACCACCTGGAGCATCGGCGCCTGCTTTGGCACGGCACCAACGTGGCAGTGATCGCGGCCATCCTCAAGAACGGGCTGCGCATCATGCCCCACTCGGGTGGGCGTGTGGGCAGGGGCATCTACTTCGCCTCTGAGAACAGCAAGTCTGCCTGCTACG TGGGCTGCACAGCCCAGAGGGTGGGCATCATGTTCCTGACGGAGGTGGCCCTGGGCAAGCCGTACCGCATCACCTGCGACGACCCCACGCTGCGCCAGCCGCCTGCCGGCTACGACAGCGTCCTGGCCTGTGGCCGCACCGAGCCGG ACCCCGCGCAGGATgaggaggtgctgctggatGGGAAGAAGGTGCTGGTGTGCCAGGGCAAGCCCATCCCCATGCCTGCCTACAAGGAGTCCTCCTTCAGCCAGAGCGAGTACCTCATCTATCAGGAGAGCCAGTGCCGGATCCGCTACCTCGTTCAGCTCCGCTTCTGA